One window of the Salvia splendens isolate huo1 chromosome 1, SspV2, whole genome shotgun sequence genome contains the following:
- the LOC121745040 gene encoding glycine oxidase: protein MATSALKIALTNRSPDAAVPCRYPAGTIRISALSNTTKAHPLSFSQSSTNYEATRFRPTRAFGSNRVSGSGDPAFDVVIVGAGIIGLTIARQFLLGSNLSVAIVDAAVPCAGATGAGQGYIWRVHKIPGSDKWELAMRSHQLWEEMAESITIQGMDPLLELGWKKTGSMLVGRTEEDCLALRKKVENLVDAGLGAKFLSSDELMAEEPSLNLGKEGGAAFMPDDCQIDARRAVAFIEKANRAFAAEGRYAEFFYEPVTGLLRSESSGEVEAVQTSKTTLRSKKAVIIAAGSWTGSLMHDILKDSEIELDFPVKPRKGHLLVLENFKSFKVNHGLMEAGYVNHESATLSSTTDPGNKSDANTASISMTATMDMSGRLVLGSSRQLVGFDTEIDESIIDRIWDRASEFFPQLKEASLRELSESREVRVGLRPYMPGGKPVIGPVPGLPMTFFAAGHEGEGLSLALGTAEMILNMVLESPHKARKGQEQGSLQGAVESEKTLTVGVVPRKVAREEIDLNESAKKQGLMTDEEFQAILDDVNRMEDDTAVVAEGLDLASRVVGESEVAEEGNRSESQARE from the exons ATGGCGACCTCCGCTCTCAAAATCGCTCTAACCAACCGTTCCCCAGACGCCGCCGTTCCGTGTCGTTACCCCGCCGGCACCATCAGAATCTCAGCGTTGTCAAATACCACCAAAGCTCATCCTCTCTCCTTCTCTCAATCTTCAACCAACTACGAAGCAACTAGATTCAGACCCACTCGGGCATTCGGGTCGAATCGGGTATCCGGATCAGGTGATCCCGCATTCGACGTAGTCATCGTTGGAGCGGGCATTATCGGGTTGACCATAGCCCGTCAGTTCCTCCTCGGATCCAACCTATCCGTCGCCATCGTTGACGCCGCCGTTCCCTGCGCCGGCGCCACTGGCGCAG GGCAAGGATATATATGGAGGGTTCACAAAATTCCGGGGAGTGATAAATGGGAATTGGCGATGAGAAGCCATCAGTTATGGGAGGAGATGGCGGAGAGCATCACGATTCAAGGCATGGATCCTTTGCTGGAGCTTGGCTGGAAGAAGACAG GAAGCATGCTAGTTGGACGGACCGAAGAAGATTGTTTGGCGTTGAGGAAGAAGGTAGAGAACCTTGTTGATGCTGGTCTTGGTGCCAAGTTTTTATCTAGTGATGAATTGATGGCAGAGGAACCGAGCCTTAATCTTGGAAAGGAAGGTGGTGCAGCTTTTATGCCTGATGACTGCCAAATAGATGCTCGTCGTgctgttgcatttattgaaaAG GCTAACCGGGCCTTTGCAGCAGAAGGGAGATATGCGGAGTTCTTTTATGAGCCAGTAACTGGTTTATTGCG GTCTGAGAGTAGTGGAGAAGTTGAGGCAGTTCAAACTTCTAAGACTACATTGCGTAGTAAGAAAGCTGTTATCATTGCAGCAGGCTCCTGGACTGGTTCTTTGATGCATGACATTTTAAAGGATTCAGAAATTGAGCTAGATTTCCCAGTAAAACCTCGTAAG GGTCATCTGCTTGTTCTTGAGAATTTCAAATCTTTTAAAGTTAATCACGGGCTTATGGAAGCTGGATATGTCAATCACGAATCTGCAACCCTTAGTTCTACTACAGATCCGGGGAACAAATCTGATGCAAATACTGCATCTATATCGATGACAGCTACAATGGACATGTCGGGAAGGCTTGTTCTCG GAAGCAGCCGCCAGCTTGTTGGGTTCGACACTGAGATTGATGAGTCCATCATCGATCGGATATGGGATAGGGCGAGTGAGTTCTTTCCTCAACTTAAAGAAGCGTCACTGAGAGAGTTGAGCGAAAGCAGAGAAGTTAGAGTTGGCCTAAGACCTTATA TGCCCGGAGGGAAACCCGTGATTGGACCTGTGCCTGGATTACCGATGACCTTTTTTGCTGCTGGACACGAAGGAGAAGGCCTCTCACTG GCTCTGGGAACGGCGGAAATGATTTTAAACATGGTATTGGAGAGTCCTCACAAG GCGAGGAAAGGTCAGGAACAGGGGAGCCTACAAGGAGCAGTTGAGTCAGAGAAAACGCTGACGGTGGGAGTCGTTCCCCGAAAAGTGGCGAGggaggagatagatctgaacgaatcagccaagaagcagggcctaatgaccgatgaggaatttcaggctattttagatgatgtcaatcggatggaagatgacactgccgtggtggctgaggggctagacctcgcatcacgaGTAGTAGGAGAGAGTGAAGTAGCCGAAGAAGGAAACCGCTCGGAAAGCCAAGCTAGGGAATAA